ATGGGCGATGACTTCCGTGTCGGTCTCCGACTGAAACTGGTAGCCCAGCTGTTTCAGTCGTTCCCGCACGTCGTGATGGTTTTCAATAATCCCGTTGTGCACAATGGCAATACGATCTTCAGACAGGTGAGGGTGCGCGTTTTCTTCGGTTGGTTGACCGTGTGTCGCCCAACGGGTGTGCGCAATCCCAAGGCCCCCCTTGGGGGCTTGCTGTTTGACAGCTTCTGCCAACGCGGCCACTTTGCCGACCCGCCGGATGTGTTGAATTGCACCTTCAGAAGACAACACCGCCATCCCAGCACTGTCGTATCCCCGATATTCAAGCGTTTTTAATCCTTCGATTAGAATTTTCGCCACATCTCGTTGCGCGATGGCTGCCACAATTCCACACATTTTTATTGACTTCCTTCTTGTTTCTTTTGCTTCGTTGGGCGTTGCCAACCTTCAATATGCTTTTGCCGAACGCGGCTGACCACCAGAACGCCATTCGGGACATCCTGTGTGACCGTAGTGCCTGCACCGATCGTTGCTCCTTCGCCCACTGTGACTGGTGCAACCAATTGTGTGTCAGACCCCACAAAGACATCATCCTGCAAAACTGTTTGGTGTTTATTCGCACCGTCATAA
This sequence is a window from Gammaproteobacteria bacterium. Protein-coding genes within it:
- a CDS encoding glutamine--fructose-6-phosphate aminotransferase (Catalyzes the first step in hexosamine metabolism, converting fructose-6P into glucosamine-6P using glutamine as a nitrogen source), encoding MCGIVAAIAQRDVAKILIEGLKTLEYRGYDSAGMAVLSSEGAIQHIRRVGKVAALAEAVKQQAPKGGLGIAHTRWATHGQPTEENAHPHLSEDRIAIVHNGIIENHHDVRERLKQLGYQFQSETDTEVIAHLIHHELNHETDLLGAVRRALSQLQGAYAIAVIDKTEPNTLIVAREGSPLVIGLG